In Halomonas denitrificans, one DNA window encodes the following:
- the murB gene encoding UDP-N-acetylmuramate dehydrogenase encodes MPEAPGPERLGALSTFRLPAAAHELVVLEHPEQIPALPDPTSGSDLILGGGSNTVFLADWPGRVLLNRIRGLRFESAGGDAVRVFAAAGESWHGLVRRCLDEGLHGIENLALIPGSVGAAPIQNIGAYGIELDRVFEGLTAWDRERCRWLRFGRDDCGFRYRDSRFKSGEPDRYLITEVVLRLSRSFDPDLSYASLRGALDRGGIARPDARQLVATILRLRRHRLPDPARLANAGSFFKNPIVDPAVARDLLDDEPELPHWTLSGGAVKLAAGWMIDRLGFRGERINDAGVYANHALVLVNHGNAHAEDLLRLIDRIVGAVEERFGIRLEPEPRLVGGSPALVEPQPRAARR; translated from the coding sequence GTGCCTGAAGCGCCCGGCCCGGAGCGCCTCGGCGCGCTGTCGACCTTCCGCCTCCCGGCGGCCGCCCACGAACTGGTCGTTCTCGAGCACCCGGAGCAGATTCCCGCCCTTCCGGATCCGACGTCCGGCTCCGACCTGATCCTCGGCGGCGGCTCGAACACCGTGTTCCTCGCCGACTGGCCCGGGCGCGTGCTGTTGAACCGGATCCGCGGCCTCCGCTTCGAATCCGCCGGCGGCGATGCGGTGCGCGTCTTCGCCGCGGCCGGGGAGTCCTGGCACGGACTGGTCCGGCGCTGCCTGGACGAAGGGCTGCACGGCATCGAGAATCTCGCCCTCATCCCCGGCAGTGTCGGCGCCGCGCCGATCCAGAACATCGGCGCCTACGGGATCGAGCTGGACCGGGTCTTCGAGGGGCTCACGGCCTGGGATCGCGAGCGGTGTCGCTGGCTGCGCTTCGGCCGCGACGACTGCGGCTTTCGCTACCGCGACAGTCGCTTCAAGTCCGGCGAACCCGACCGGTACCTGATCACCGAGGTCGTGCTCCGGCTTTCGCGCAGTTTCGATCCGGACCTCTCCTACGCAAGCCTGCGCGGCGCCCTGGACCGCGGCGGTATCGCGCGACCCGATGCCCGCCAGCTGGTCGCGACCATTCTGCGGCTGCGTCGCCACCGCCTGCCCGATCCGGCGCGCCTGGCCAACGCCGGAAGCTTCTTCAAGAACCCGATCGTCGACCCGGCCGTGGCCCGCGACCTGCTCGACGACGAGCCCGAGCTGCCGCACTGGACCCTGTCCGGCGGCGCGGTCAAACTGGCCGCCGGCTGGATGATCGACCGGCTCGGGTTCCGCGGCGAGCGGATCAACGACGCCGGCGTCTACGCCAATCACGCGCTGGTTCTGGTCAACCACGGCAACGCGCACGCCGAGGATCTCCTTCGACTCATCGACCGGATCGTCGGCGCGGTCGAAGAGCGCTTCGGAATCCGACTCGAGCCCGAACCCCGCCTGGTCGGCGGGTCGCCGGCGCTCGTCGAACCGCAGCCCCGGGCGGCCCGGCGATGA
- a CDS encoding zinc-dependent metalloprotease: MNPITPDPVLFFRASCIAAAIVLLLAGPGMAAPSGGTPPAPEPVGFEQATAELDRLEGLFEVYLDRDRGRVLAALPAPSADGTLLRFLHALRLTRGLGSNPLGLDRGWGDAGRILRFRRVGERVLVEAENLDYRAEGAAERERSAVAESFARSFLWSTEVLAEDDSGRVLVDLSGWLVRDGLGLARRLGADGGSFKLADDRSMPDPGSLLVFPDNVEIDAWITFAGDDPGPQVRATAADPHSVTLVQHHSFVRLPDDGYRVRAADPRSGSFELAFRDYAAPLDAPIVRRYAVRHRLQYAEPGDPASGIVEPIVFHIDPGAPKRIRDALVDGASWWADAFEAAGFPDGYRVELLPEDAHPLDIRYNVVQWVHRQTRGWSYGGGVIDPRTGEMIKGHVILGSQRVRQDRMIFEGLAGVEATGTGREDDPVELSLDRIRQLAAHEVGHALGFGHNFAASSNDRASVMDYPAPWVDLRDGELDFSRAYGRGIGDWDRVTARWLYGEFPAGVDEAEALDAVLEDAFARGLRYVADEHGRDVAEAHPHASVWDNGSDPVEELRRTIAVRHHALQRFGPDRIAPGRPLAELREVLVPIYLYHRYQVDAAAKLIGGVAFRYAERDPVRERRNDVVEPVDGAAQQRALDALLETLAPDLLDLPDDLLARLPPGTRGFGFEDAPAETLAARTEPAFDPFTAAETAADLTLAALLAPRRAERLVRQHALDNELPGLEHVLDAIERRVVGALADRDGARGGLIAQRVAGRFAAALIHLDAPSASPEVRASSRAALESLLEALPRRTDPAFAAWLQGQVRGHLDRPAPPMDPAPPGPAVPPGSPIGSASGGWNGGVGTAPMRGEACWHCG; the protein is encoded by the coding sequence ATGAATCCGATAACTCCCGACCCCGTTCTCTTTTTTCGCGCGTCGTGCATCGCGGCCGCAATCGTGTTGCTCCTGGCCGGCCCGGGCATGGCCGCCCCGTCCGGCGGCACCCCTCCCGCTCCGGAGCCGGTCGGCTTCGAGCAGGCCACGGCGGAACTCGACCGGCTCGAAGGGCTGTTCGAGGTCTATCTGGACCGCGACCGCGGCCGTGTCCTGGCCGCCCTGCCCGCGCCGTCGGCCGACGGTACGCTGCTGCGATTCCTGCACGCGCTGCGGCTCACGCGCGGACTCGGCTCGAACCCCCTCGGCCTGGATCGCGGCTGGGGCGACGCCGGCCGCATCCTGCGCTTCCGCAGGGTGGGCGAACGGGTCCTGGTCGAAGCCGAGAACCTTGACTACCGGGCCGAGGGCGCTGCCGAACGGGAACGGTCCGCGGTGGCCGAATCCTTCGCCCGCTCGTTCCTCTGGAGCACCGAGGTCCTGGCCGAAGACGATTCCGGCCGGGTGCTGGTCGATCTCTCCGGTTGGCTCGTCCGTGACGGACTCGGGCTGGCCCGACGCCTCGGCGCGGACGGCGGCAGCTTCAAGCTCGCGGACGATCGCTCGATGCCCGACCCCGGATCGCTGCTGGTATTTCCGGACAACGTCGAGATCGATGCTTGGATCACGTTCGCCGGCGACGACCCCGGCCCGCAGGTGCGCGCCACGGCTGCAGACCCGCACAGCGTCACGCTGGTCCAGCACCACAGCTTCGTGCGCCTGCCCGATGACGGCTACCGCGTCCGCGCGGCCGATCCCCGCAGCGGCAGCTTCGAGCTGGCGTTTCGCGACTACGCCGCGCCGCTCGATGCCCCGATCGTGCGCCGCTACGCGGTGCGTCATCGCCTGCAGTACGCGGAACCCGGCGACCCCGCTTCCGGCATCGTCGAACCAATCGTGTTCCATATCGACCCCGGCGCACCGAAGCGGATCCGCGATGCCCTGGTCGACGGCGCCTCCTGGTGGGCGGACGCCTTCGAAGCCGCGGGATTCCCGGACGGCTACCGGGTCGAACTGCTGCCCGAGGATGCCCATCCACTCGACATCCGCTACAACGTGGTCCAGTGGGTGCATCGCCAGACCCGCGGTTGGTCCTACGGCGGCGGGGTGATCGATCCGCGGACCGGCGAGATGATCAAGGGCCACGTCATCCTCGGTTCCCAGCGGGTCCGGCAGGACCGCATGATCTTCGAAGGCCTGGCCGGCGTCGAGGCCACGGGGACGGGCCGCGAGGACGACCCGGTCGAGCTCTCGCTGGACCGGATCCGCCAGCTGGCCGCCCACGAGGTCGGCCATGCGCTGGGCTTCGGCCACAATTTCGCCGCCTCGAGCAACGACCGGGCTTCGGTCATGGACTACCCCGCGCCCTGGGTCGACCTCCGCGACGGCGAGCTGGACTTCAGCCGGGCCTACGGTCGGGGAATCGGCGACTGGGACCGGGTCACGGCCCGGTGGCTGTACGGCGAGTTTCCGGCCGGGGTCGACGAAGCGGAAGCGCTCGACGCCGTCCTGGAAGACGCGTTTGCGCGCGGACTGCGCTACGTCGCCGACGAACACGGGCGCGATGTCGCGGAGGCGCACCCCCACGCGTCGGTCTGGGACAACGGCAGCGACCCGGTCGAGGAACTGCGGCGCACGATCGCGGTGCGCCACCATGCACTCCAGCGATTCGGTCCCGACCGGATCGCGCCCGGTCGACCGCTGGCGGAACTCCGCGAGGTCCTCGTGCCGATCTATCTCTACCACCGCTACCAGGTCGACGCGGCGGCCAAGCTGATCGGCGGCGTTGCGTTCCGCTACGCCGAGCGCGACCCGGTCCGTGAACGCCGGAACGACGTCGTGGAACCGGTCGACGGAGCCGCCCAGCAGCGCGCGCTCGACGCGCTCCTCGAGACGCTGGCGCCGGACCTCCTCGACCTGCCCGACGACTTGCTGGCCCGGCTGCCGCCGGGTACCCGCGGGTTCGGCTTCGAGGATGCGCCCGCCGAGACGCTGGCCGCTCGAACCGAGCCCGCCTTCGATCCGTTCACCGCCGCCGAGACGGCCGCCGACCTCACGCTCGCCGCACTGCTGGCACCGAGGCGTGCCGAGCGCCTGGTCCGCCAGCATGCGCTGGACAACGAATTACCGGGCCTGGAACACGTGCTGGACGCGATCGAACGCCGTGTCGTCGGCGCGCTGGCCGACCGCGATGGCGCTCGCGGCGGGCTGATCGCCCAGCGGGTCGCGGGCCGCTTCGCCGCGGCCCTGATCCACCTCGATGCGCCGAGCGCGTCGCCCGAGGTGCGCGCGTCGAGCCGGGCCGCCCTGGAATCGCTGCTCGAGGCCCTACCGCGGCGTACGGATCCCGCCTTCGCGGCGTGGCTCCAAGGCCAGGTCCGCGGCCACCTCGACCGACCGGCGCCACCCATGGACCCGGCACCGCCCGGCCCGGCCGTGCCGCCGGGCAGTCCGATCGGAAGCGCAAGCGGCGGTTGGAACGGCGGTGTCGGCACCGCGCCGATGCGCGGCGAAGCCTGCTGGCATTGCGGCTGA
- a CDS encoding aldehyde dehydrogenase family protein has protein sequence MNQRASTILEALGLKAENPGACFGPGQWSTTTDAGTIESINPSTGEVIARVHAASEADYERVMDQAVETAKAWRQVPAPQRGEAVRLVTEALRKYKDPLGSLVSMEMGKIKPEGDGEVQEMIDIGDFAVGQSRMLYGKTMHSERPGHRMYEQWHPLGVVGVATAFNFPVAVWAWNALLSAVCGNATVWKPSPKGVLCCAAVQNIANEALEGTDFPPIFTSFMENGHELSQKFIDDKRVDLMSFTGSSQVGRMVGERVAARMGKSLLELGGNNAMIVDETADLKLAVPAIVFGAVGTAGQRCTSTRRLFLHESIADDVIATLVDAYKQVPIGDPLDEGTLMGPLTDQAAVDRYLDALEAAKAAGGEVLTGGKQLDRDGFFVEPAIVRAENHWDIVQEETFAPILYVMTYSKLEDAMAMHNDVRQGLSSAIFTTDLRNAEYFLGHLGSDCGIANVNIGTSGAEIGGAFGGEKETGGGRESGSDAWQAYMRRQTNTINHSTELPLAQGIKFDL, from the coding sequence ATGAACCAGCGCGCCAGCACGATCCTCGAAGCTCTTGGCCTGAAGGCCGAAAACCCGGGAGCCTGTTTCGGACCCGGCCAGTGGTCGACCACTACCGATGCCGGCACGATCGAATCGATCAACCCGTCGACCGGTGAGGTGATCGCGCGCGTTCACGCCGCGTCGGAGGCCGACTACGAGCGCGTCATGGACCAGGCCGTGGAAACCGCGAAGGCCTGGCGCCAGGTTCCGGCCCCCCAGCGCGGCGAAGCCGTGCGCCTGGTGACCGAAGCCCTGCGCAAGTACAAGGACCCGCTGGGCAGCCTCGTCTCGATGGAGATGGGCAAGATCAAGCCCGAGGGCGATGGTGAAGTGCAGGAAATGATCGATATCGGCGACTTCGCGGTCGGCCAGTCGCGGATGCTGTACGGCAAGACCATGCACTCGGAACGTCCCGGCCACCGGATGTACGAGCAGTGGCATCCGCTGGGCGTCGTCGGCGTTGCCACGGCGTTCAACTTCCCGGTCGCGGTCTGGGCCTGGAACGCGCTGCTCTCGGCGGTCTGCGGCAACGCCACCGTATGGAAGCCGTCGCCGAAGGGCGTGCTCTGCTGCGCGGCGGTCCAGAACATCGCCAACGAAGCGCTGGAGGGCACGGACTTCCCGCCGATCTTCACCAGCTTCATGGAGAACGGCCACGAGCTGTCGCAGAAGTTCATCGACGACAAGCGGGTCGACCTGATGTCGTTCACCGGCTCCAGCCAGGTCGGACGGATGGTCGGCGAACGCGTGGCCGCGCGCATGGGCAAGAGCCTGCTCGAACTCGGCGGCAACAACGCGATGATCGTCGACGAGACCGCCGATCTGAAGCTGGCCGTGCCGGCCATCGTGTTCGGCGCCGTCGGCACGGCCGGCCAGCGGTGCACGTCGACGCGACGCCTGTTCCTGCACGAGTCGATCGCCGACGACGTCATCGCAACGCTGGTCGACGCCTACAAGCAGGTGCCGATCGGCGATCCGCTCGACGAAGGCACGCTGATGGGGCCCCTGACGGACCAGGCCGCCGTCGATCGGTACCTGGACGCGCTGGAGGCCGCGAAGGCGGCCGGCGGCGAAGTCCTGACCGGCGGCAAGCAGCTCGACCGGGACGGCTTCTTCGTCGAACCGGCCATCGTGCGCGCCGAGAACCACTGGGACATCGTGCAGGAAGAAACCTTCGCACCGATCCTCTACGTCATGACCTACAGCAAGCTCGAGGACGCCATGGCCATGCACAACGACGTGCGCCAGGGCCTCTCGTCGGCGATCTTCACCACCGACCTCCGCAACGCCGAGTACTTCCTCGGACACCTCGGCTCGGACTGCGGGATTGCCAACGTCAACATCGGCACCTCGGGCGCCGAGATCGGTGGAGCCTTCGGTGGCGAGAAGGAAACCGGCGGCGGGCGCGAATCGGGCTCCGATGCCTGGCAGGCCTACATGCGCCGCCAGACCAACACCATCAACCACTCGACCGAGCTGCCGCTGGCCCAGGGCATCAAGTTCGACCTGTAA
- a CDS encoding DUF4190 domain-containing protein — translation MTDHSTPSSNDTHPLALLSLICGVLAWVAFPILGSLVAIVAGHAALGQIRRSAAQPSGTNLARAGLILGWLQIGLIVIVAAFWIGLALLAGALGGLAIVVLVVLGVALAAGLLGLLAMFFVGGVGL, via the coding sequence GTGACCGACCACTCGACGCCATCCTCGAACGACACGCACCCGCTGGCGCTGCTCAGCCTGATTTGCGGCGTCCTGGCCTGGGTCGCCTTTCCGATTCTCGGTTCCCTGGTCGCGATCGTGGCCGGCCATGCCGCGCTGGGCCAGATCCGCAGATCTGCCGCGCAGCCGTCGGGCACCAACCTGGCTCGAGCCGGCCTGATCCTCGGCTGGCTGCAGATCGGCCTGATCGTGATCGTGGCGGCGTTCTGGATCGGCCTGGCCCTGCTGGCGGGCGCGCTCGGCGGACTGGCGATCGTGGTGCTGGTCGTGCTCGGCGTGGCGCTGGCCGCGGGCCTGCTCGGCCTGCTGGCGATGTTCTTCGTCGGCGGCGTCGGTCTCTGA
- the thrA gene encoding bifunctional aspartate kinase/homoserine dehydrogenase I — protein sequence MNWIVHKFGGSSLADARAFEHVVGLMTAESGARRQAVVVSAMQGTTDALIDLAERAAGDAADWPEAFEALRSRHLECATMLGLEPEAIEPMAVSFRRLRHLLESFGLLGSVPEEALELVSALGEQWSARLLDGAFRARGQASRFVDAREVIRIRRGELGPIALLDDSRKRLAAITNDAPDRLVVTGFCCRDEQGRIATLGRDGSDFTATILAALLDAGEVQIWTDVDGVLNADPGRVPNAQVIERLSYREAFELAYFGARVLHPQTLSPLLQRDVPVRIRSTRHPDRPGTLIDRAGSGTPPVKGMTAIRDLALVNIEGAGMLGVPGTAERVFATLHRGAISVTMISQGSSEHSICCVVPAVDADRARQLLSEAFAREIDAGQLQAVRQEDRIEVLAAVGDGMAGAPGVAGRLFGALGRAGVNVRAIAQGSSERNISIAVTRDQSERALRALHAAFYLSRHSLSIGVIGPGQVGRALLGQLRDAAPRLAETAGLDLQIRAVANSRAMVLDDAQVSDVAMAGDLSAGEPLDYERLAAHVRAERLPHAVLIDCTASDVPPTRYVEWLEAGIHVITPNKQAGAGDLERYRKLRRLDADGPARWRYEATVGAGLPVVQTLRDLVDSGDRVDSIEGIFSGTLAWLFNRFEPGMTFSGLVREAHDAGYTEPDPADDLSGMDVARKLVILGRELGLPLTLDAIEIDPLLPTADLSGAEAVFDALPEMDEAMSRRLEAARAAGGCLRYTARLASDGSARVGLEQLPGDHPFAHLALTDNVVAFRTRRYCDNPLIVQGPGAGPDVTAAGVFSDLLRIAQSLG from the coding sequence ATGAACTGGATCGTCCACAAGTTCGGCGGCAGCAGCCTCGCGGATGCCCGAGCGTTCGAGCACGTGGTCGGCCTGATGACGGCCGAGAGCGGCGCTCGGCGCCAGGCCGTTGTGGTCTCGGCGATGCAGGGAACCACCGATGCCCTGATCGACCTGGCCGAGCGCGCCGCAGGTGACGCCGCCGACTGGCCGGAGGCCTTCGAAGCCCTCCGGTCGCGCCACCTCGAATGCGCCACGATGCTCGGTCTGGAGCCCGAGGCGATCGAGCCGATGGCCGTGTCCTTCCGCCGCCTTCGACACCTGCTCGAAAGCTTCGGCCTGCTGGGCTCGGTGCCGGAGGAGGCCCTGGAACTCGTTTCGGCCCTGGGCGAACAGTGGTCGGCGCGCCTGCTCGACGGTGCGTTCCGGGCTCGCGGCCAGGCCAGTCGCTTCGTCGATGCGCGCGAGGTGATCCGGATCCGCCGCGGCGAGCTCGGCCCGATCGCGCTGCTCGACGACAGCCGGAAACGGTTGGCGGCGATCACGAACGACGCGCCCGATCGCCTGGTCGTGACCGGCTTCTGCTGTCGCGACGAGCAGGGCAGGATCGCGACGCTGGGGCGCGACGGCAGCGACTTCACTGCGACGATCCTGGCGGCCCTGCTGGACGCCGGTGAAGTGCAGATCTGGACGGACGTCGACGGCGTCCTGAATGCCGATCCGGGCCGGGTTCCGAATGCGCAGGTCATCGAGCGCCTTTCCTATCGAGAAGCGTTCGAGCTGGCCTATTTCGGTGCGCGCGTGCTCCATCCCCAGACGCTGTCGCCGCTTCTGCAGCGCGACGTGCCGGTCCGCATTCGGTCGACGCGCCATCCCGATCGGCCGGGCACGCTCATCGACCGGGCGGGCTCGGGCACACCGCCGGTCAAGGGAATGACGGCGATCCGCGATCTCGCGCTGGTCAACATCGAGGGCGCCGGCATGCTCGGCGTGCCGGGGACCGCCGAGCGGGTGTTCGCCACCCTGCACCGCGGCGCGATCTCGGTGACGATGATTTCCCAGGGCAGCTCCGAGCATTCGATCTGCTGCGTGGTCCCGGCCGTCGATGCGGACCGGGCCCGACAATTGCTGTCCGAGGCCTTTGCCCGTGAAATCGACGCCGGCCAGCTCCAGGCCGTGCGCCAGGAAGACCGGATCGAGGTCCTGGCGGCGGTCGGCGACGGCATGGCCGGTGCGCCGGGCGTGGCCGGCCGGCTGTTCGGTGCGCTCGGGCGGGCGGGGGTGAATGTCCGCGCGATCGCACAGGGGAGTTCCGAGCGCAACATCTCGATCGCGGTGACCCGCGACCAGTCCGAGCGTGCGCTCCGCGCACTGCACGCCGCGTTCTACCTGTCGCGCCACAGCCTGTCGATCGGAGTGATCGGCCCCGGCCAGGTCGGGCGGGCGCTTCTCGGTCAACTCCGGGATGCCGCGCCGCGCCTGGCCGAAACCGCCGGGCTGGACCTGCAGATTCGCGCGGTCGCCAATTCCCGCGCAATGGTCCTGGACGATGCGCAGGTCTCCGACGTTGCCATGGCCGGCGACCTGTCGGCTGGTGAACCCCTCGACTACGAGCGCCTGGCGGCCCACGTCCGCGCCGAGCGGCTGCCGCACGCGGTATTGATCGACTGCACCGCGAGCGACGTCCCGCCGACCCGCTACGTCGAGTGGCTCGAAGCGGGCATTCACGTGATCACTCCGAACAAGCAGGCCGGGGCGGGCGACCTGGAACGCTACCGCAAGCTGCGCCGGCTGGACGCGGACGGTCCGGCGCGGTGGCGCTACGAGGCAACGGTCGGGGCCGGGCTGCCGGTGGTCCAGACGCTCCGCGACCTGGTCGACAGCGGCGACCGGGTGGATTCGATCGAAGGCATCTTCTCGGGCACGCTGGCGTGGCTGTTCAACCGGTTCGAGCCCGGCATGACCTTCTCGGGCCTGGTGCGCGAAGCCCACGACGCCGGTTACACGGAGCCCGATCCGGCCGACGACCTTTCCGGCATGGACGTGGCGCGAAAGCTCGTGATCCTCGGGCGCGAGCTCGGTCTTCCGCTGACCCTGGACGCCATCGAAATCGATCCACTGCTGCCCACCGCCGACCTGTCGGGTGCCGAGGCGGTATTCGACGCGCTGCCGGAGATGGACGAGGCGATGAGCCGACGGCTCGAGGCCGCGCGTGCTGCGGGTGGGTGCCTGCGATACACCGCGCGCCTGGCATCCGACGGCAGCGCCCGGGTCGGCCTGGAGCAGCTGCCCGGCGACCATCCCTTCGCCCACCTGGCCCTGACCGACAACGTGGTCGCGTTCCGGACCCGCCGCTACTGCGACAACCCGCTGATCGTGCAGGGCCCGGGGGCGGGGCCCGACGTCACCGCCGCCGGGGTGTTCTCCGACCTGCTCCGGATCGCCCAGTCGCTGGGCTGA
- a CDS encoding quinone-dependent dihydroorotate dehydrogenase, with translation MYAWLRNGLFALPPETAHDVALNALRIGRAVGLPRLVAGCPVDAPVDLLGLRFPNPVGLAAGLDKNGDYIDALGQLGFGFIEVGTVTPKPQPGNPKPRMFRLTDHEALINRLGFNNKGVDHLVERLRARRFRGPVGANIGKQKDTPVDEAAGDYRFCLERVYPHCDYVTINISSPNTANLRALQDTGPLRELLDELTAARDALDAEHGSSRPILVKIAPDWAADALVPSLEVIAGSTVDGLIATNTTLSRDAVAGDRHADEAGGLSGAPLLEPANRVLETARDVLGGDRPIIGLGGITRGAHAAAKRAAGADLVQVYTGFIYRGPALIRECIDAWTQASTGA, from the coding sequence GTGTACGCCTGGCTTCGAAACGGCCTGTTCGCGCTTCCTCCGGAAACCGCGCACGACGTTGCCCTGAATGCGCTCCGGATCGGCCGAGCGGTCGGCCTGCCTCGTCTCGTGGCCGGCTGTCCCGTCGACGCCCCGGTGGATCTGCTCGGCCTGCGCTTTCCGAACCCGGTCGGACTCGCCGCAGGCCTGGACAAGAACGGCGACTACATCGACGCCCTGGGTCAGCTCGGTTTCGGATTCATCGAGGTCGGCACGGTCACGCCGAAGCCGCAGCCCGGCAACCCGAAGCCGCGGATGTTCCGCCTGACCGACCACGAGGCCCTGATCAATCGGCTCGGGTTCAACAACAAGGGGGTCGACCACCTGGTCGAACGGCTCCGGGCGCGCCGTTTTCGCGGCCCGGTCGGTGCGAACATCGGCAAGCAGAAGGACACGCCCGTCGACGAAGCGGCGGGCGACTACCGCTTCTGCCTCGAACGGGTCTACCCGCACTGCGACTACGTCACGATCAACATCTCGTCGCCGAATACCGCGAACCTCCGTGCGCTGCAGGACACCGGCCCGCTGCGCGAGCTGCTCGATGAACTGACCGCCGCCCGCGACGCGCTCGATGCCGAGCACGGTTCGTCGCGGCCGATCCTGGTCAAGATCGCTCCGGACTGGGCCGCCGACGCCCTGGTCCCGTCGCTGGAGGTCATCGCCGGGTCGACCGTCGACGGGCTGATCGCGACCAACACCACCCTGTCCCGCGACGCGGTGGCTGGCGATCGCCATGCGGATGAGGCGGGCGGACTGAGCGGCGCACCGCTGCTCGAACCCGCGAACCGCGTGCTGGAGACCGCGCGCGACGTCCTCGGCGGCGATCGCCCGATCATCGGCCTCGGCGGCATCACGCGAGGCGCGCACGCCGCCGCGAAGCGCGCGGCGGGTGCCGACCTGGTGCAGGTCTACACCGGCTTCATCTATCGCGGCCCGGCACTGATCCGCGAATGCATCGACGCGTGGACGCAGGCCTCGACCGGTGCCTGA
- a CDS encoding GGDEF domain-containing protein, with product MNGAVFPAIDTSTLALARAIIQLTLAGLIIWTGSRQEQRAGTHWWAAGLALHGISLLFYLVRYAPLDSLITAANHLTLGVSSACFLVGFWRFGHRPVRYGLVALIVAIPAVSLLVWEWWMPIARWRILLTASSQLIFLAVLQAVLASAPRREMAGIYRVLRACTVAYALLLFWAYGSLVELLPNAARVPPGYHGVLFSVGSMLFLLALAVGALALQYAQLACGHADQARTDWLTGLLNRRGLAQAADEMRARRAATSTSAVLALDIDRFKAVNDRHGHAAGDRVLRMIAWELTRRAGPEAVVARVGGEEFQVLLPDTDIGRANRCAESLRDACSRLEVHTGSEVIRPSVSIGVALLGRDEALDDAARRADAALYRAKTAGRDRVEIDPAAQPA from the coding sequence ATGAACGGGGCGGTGTTTCCGGCCATCGACACGTCCACCCTGGCGCTGGCCCGGGCAATCATCCAGTTGACGCTCGCCGGCCTGATCATCTGGACCGGCAGCCGCCAGGAGCAGCGGGCGGGCACGCACTGGTGGGCCGCCGGTCTCGCACTGCACGGCATCAGCCTGCTGTTCTACCTGGTCCGCTACGCGCCCCTGGACAGTCTGATCACCGCGGCCAATCACCTCACGCTCGGCGTGAGCTCGGCCTGCTTCCTGGTGGGCTTCTGGCGCTTCGGTCACCGGCCCGTGCGGTATGGCCTCGTTGCCCTGATCGTCGCGATCCCGGCCGTCAGCCTGCTGGTGTGGGAATGGTGGATGCCGATCGCGCGCTGGCGAATTCTGCTCACCGCGTCGAGCCAGCTGATCTTCCTGGCGGTCCTGCAGGCCGTGCTGGCGTCCGCGCCGCGCCGGGAAATGGCCGGTATCTACCGCGTGCTGCGCGCCTGCACGGTCGCCTATGCCCTGCTGCTGTTCTGGGCCTACGGCAGCCTCGTGGAGCTTCTGCCGAACGCCGCACGGGTCCCGCCCGGGTACCACGGCGTGCTGTTCAGCGTCGGTTCGATGCTGTTCCTGCTGGCACTGGCCGTCGGCGCCCTGGCCCTCCAGTACGCGCAGCTGGCCTGCGGCCACGCCGACCAGGCCCGCACCGACTGGCTCACCGGACTGCTGAACCGCCGCGGCCTCGCCCAGGCGGCCGACGAGATGCGCGCCCGGCGGGCGGCCACGAGCACCTCGGCGGTGCTCGCGCTCGACATCGACCGGTTCAAGGCGGTCAACGATCGCCACGGCCACGCGGCGGGTGATCGCGTGCTCCGCATGATCGCCTGGGAACTGACCCGGCGCGCCGGGCCGGAGGCCGTGGTCGCACGCGTCGGCGGCGAGGAGTTCCAGGTGCTGCTGCCGGACACCGACATCGGCCGCGCGAACCGCTGCGCCGAGTCGCTTCGCGACGCCTGCTCGAGGCTGGAAGTTCACACCGGGTCGGAAGTGATTCGTCCGTCGGTCAGCATCGGCGTGGCGCTCCTTGGCCGGGACGAAGCGCTGGACGACGCGGCTCGCCGCGCGGACGCCGCGCTGTACCGGGCCAAGACGGCCGGCCGGGACCGGGTCGAGATCGATCCCGCTGCCCAACCGGCCTGA